A stretch of the Mesorhizobium huakuii genome encodes the following:
- a CDS encoding IS701 family transposase — MIRRSWMTGASIETTLELWASSLRDVKARMRGLFTQERVAASANLFLDGLLGDERRKTGWMRAEAAGDPGPWRQQAVLGRGRWDADALRDIVREYVVENLATDDAVLVIDETGFLKQGKTSCGVARQYTGSAGKITNCQIGVFAAYVSARGHAFIDRALYLPKSWTGDRARLAATHVPEAIAFATKPGLAVDMIRRALAADVPFSWVAADAVYGVGDVEGTLRRACKGYVLGVKSDHHFGSWSGKPPVAGTAQEIARDLDPTAWQRLSAGEGTKGARLHDWAYCELADLDADEYNETKSGLWTRGLLIRRNISDGDLAFFTTWCPAGTGIQTLVSVEGHRWAIEDSFETAKNELGLDHNETRSWHGWHRHVSLVMLAFAMMAVIRYRANDVTPQKRPRMPTIRI, encoded by the coding sequence ATGATTCGGAGGTCATGGATGACAGGTGCATCAATCGAGACGACGCTTGAGCTTTGGGCATCATCGCTGCGTGACGTGAAGGCTCGCATGCGCGGACTGTTTACGCAGGAGCGAGTTGCAGCCTCTGCGAACCTCTTCCTGGACGGCCTGCTGGGTGACGAGCGGCGTAAGACAGGTTGGATGCGCGCTGAGGCGGCCGGTGACCCCGGCCCGTGGCGGCAACAAGCCGTTCTGGGTCGCGGGCGTTGGGACGCGGACGCACTTCGCGACATCGTGCGAGAGTATGTTGTAGAAAACCTCGCCACGGATGATGCGGTCCTGGTCATCGACGAGACGGGCTTCCTCAAGCAGGGCAAGACGTCGTGCGGTGTTGCGCGTCAATATACAGGTTCGGCAGGCAAGATAACGAACTGCCAGATCGGTGTGTTCGCCGCCTATGTGTCCGCTCGCGGTCATGCCTTTATCGACCGGGCCTTGTACTTGCCCAAAAGCTGGACCGGAGATCGGGCAAGGCTTGCAGCAACCCATGTTCCTGAGGCTATAGCCTTCGCTACCAAGCCAGGCTTGGCTGTCGATATGATACGGCGTGCGCTGGCAGCCGATGTGCCGTTTTCATGGGTGGCCGCAGATGCGGTGTATGGCGTCGGGGACGTCGAAGGAACCCTGCGCCGAGCCTGCAAAGGCTACGTTCTTGGGGTCAAATCGGACCACCATTTCGGCTCCTGGTCGGGTAAGCCTCCGGTCGCCGGCACAGCTCAGGAGATCGCCCGTGATCTTGATCCAACTGCATGGCAGCGTCTTTCCGCCGGTGAGGGCACCAAAGGCGCGCGGCTTCATGACTGGGCCTACTGCGAACTCGCCGATCTCGATGCCGACGAATATAACGAGACGAAATCGGGGCTTTGGACCCGTGGCCTCCTAATCCGGCGCAATATCAGCGACGGTGATCTCGCATTCTTCACCACATGGTGCCCGGCCGGGACGGGCATCCAGACGCTCGTTTCCGTTGAAGGCCATCGCTGGGCGATCGAAGACAGCTTCGAGACCGCCAAGAACGAGCTCGGACTCGATCACAACGAAACCCGGTCATGGCATGGCTGGCATCGCCACGTCTCCCTCGTCATGCTGGCCTTCGCCATGATGGCGGTGATCCGATACCGCGCCAATGACGTGACGCCCCAAAAAAGACCGCGGATGCCGACCATCAGGATTTGA
- a CDS encoding DUF1402 family protein, which produces MGETAHASALTVVPPGNRSQTQPPIPDASATRTRAFKTTYAEKYQKIVALLKREKKLVAHIKQVAAAYDIDPIHIVGALVGEHTYNVTAVGSVQTYYVKALSYSGLDFAFRYKGVPVQTFVQRPEFAACAEAKDSATLWSCRDRVWVDRFRGKTVDGVTYDAMTFQQAFFQPFFAGQTFGLGQISPLTALEVTDLVNKVSGYDRLTPDHPQAIYRDVMDPDRSIVYIAAIVRDAIDAYKEQGFDISGNPGITATLYNVGQPRLRAADLRAAVAGGKGRKLPVENYYGWLVNDKLDELRSLLDSGS; this is translated from the coding sequence ATGGGCGAGACCGCGCACGCCAGCGCGCTGACCGTCGTTCCCCCCGGTAATCGCTCGCAGACGCAACCGCCGATCCCGGATGCATCGGCGACGCGGACCCGGGCCTTCAAGACCACCTATGCGGAAAAATACCAGAAGATTGTCGCGCTGCTGAAGCGCGAGAAGAAACTGGTGGCGCATATCAAGCAGGTGGCGGCGGCTTACGATATCGACCCCATCCATATCGTCGGCGCTCTGGTCGGCGAACATACCTACAATGTGACCGCTGTCGGTTCGGTCCAGACCTACTATGTGAAGGCGCTGTCCTATTCCGGCCTCGACTTTGCCTTCCGCTACAAGGGCGTGCCGGTGCAGACCTTTGTCCAGCGGCCGGAATTCGCGGCCTGCGCCGAGGCCAAGGACAGTGCCACTCTTTGGAGTTGCCGCGACAGGGTGTGGGTCGACCGTTTCCGCGGCAAGACGGTCGACGGCGTTACCTATGACGCGATGACCTTCCAGCAGGCCTTCTTCCAGCCCTTCTTCGCCGGCCAGACATTCGGCCTCGGCCAGATCAGCCCGCTGACCGCGCTTGAGGTGACCGACCTGGTCAACAAGGTGAGCGGTTACGACAGGCTGACGCCGGATCATCCGCAGGCGATCTATCGCGATGTCATGGATCCCGACCGCAGCATCGTCTACATCGCCGCGATCGTGCGCGACGCCATCGATGCCTACAAGGAACAGGGCTTCGACATCTCAGGCAATCCGGGCATCACCGCGACGCTCTACAATGTCGGCCAGCCCCGGCTGCGCGCGGCCGACCTGCGCGCGGCGGTTGCCGGTGGCAAGGGCCGCAAGCTGCCGGTCGAGAATTATTACGGCTGGCTCGTCAACGACAAGCTCGACGAACTCAGAAGCCTGCTCGACAGCGGCAGCTGA
- a CDS encoding glycoside hydrolase family 25 protein: MRLPGAISFVIAALCLAGCSSTSGMDALDMQKPSNETTSSVVRPSAPIASVPMTKANKVRKLAEAAPADDNAPPFGLAEEETVAFPAPELPDSVDPPVEPAALVSPPKLLSRAAPPMLAGPVTRYGFRDAKPINFGRSSPRHLAVHGVDVSRWQGDVNWGKLRAQGANFAYIKATDGGDHLDPMFMKNWRNADAAGLKRGAYHFFYWCRTAGEQADWFIRNVPKVDGALPPVIDVEWNGDSSCQRRPSREKVLEKMQVFMDKLERHYGQRPIIYTSPDFYRDNLQGAFLDYPFWLRAVARHPSKVYPGRKWLFWQYSGSGLSHGVTGRIDLNVFHGDERQWRAWAGGGGRQMMADAD, encoded by the coding sequence ATGCGGTTACCAGGCGCCATCAGTTTCGTGATCGCAGCGCTGTGCCTTGCCGGCTGCTCGTCGACATCGGGCATGGACGCGCTCGACATGCAGAAGCCGTCGAATGAAACCACCAGCTCGGTGGTGCGGCCAAGCGCACCGATCGCGTCTGTACCCATGACCAAGGCCAACAAGGTGCGCAAGCTGGCCGAGGCCGCGCCCGCTGACGACAATGCTCCGCCTTTCGGCCTGGCGGAGGAAGAGACGGTGGCGTTTCCGGCGCCTGAATTGCCGGACAGCGTCGATCCGCCGGTCGAGCCGGCAGCCCTGGTCTCGCCGCCAAAGCTCTTGTCGCGCGCAGCCCCGCCGATGCTTGCCGGGCCGGTCACGCGCTACGGCTTTCGCGATGCCAAGCCGATCAATTTCGGCCGCTCCTCGCCCCGGCACCTTGCCGTGCACGGCGTCGACGTATCGCGCTGGCAAGGTGACGTGAACTGGGGGAAGCTGCGTGCCCAGGGCGCCAATTTCGCCTACATCAAGGCGACCGATGGCGGCGACCACCTCGATCCGATGTTCATGAAGAACTGGCGCAATGCCGATGCCGCCGGGCTGAAGCGTGGCGCCTATCATTTCTTCTACTGGTGCCGCACCGCCGGCGAGCAGGCCGACTGGTTCATCCGCAACGTGCCGAAGGTCGATGGCGCCTTGCCGCCGGTAATCGATGTCGAATGGAATGGCGATTCCAGCTGCCAAAGGCGGCCGTCGCGCGAAAAGGTGCTGGAGAAGATGCAGGTGTTCATGGACAAGCTGGAGCGTCACTACGGCCAGCGTCCGATCATCTACACCTCGCCGGATTTCTATCGCGACAACCTCCAGGGCGCCTTTCTCGACTATCCCTTCTGGCTGCGCGCGGTGGCACGGCACCCGTCGAAGGTCTATCCCGGCCGCAAATGGCTGTTCTGGCAGTATTCCGGCTCAGGCCTGTCGCACGGCGTGACCGGCCGCATCGACCTCAACGTCTTCCATGGCGACGAGCGGCAATGGCGCGCCTGGGCCGGCGGCGGCGGCCGTCAGATGATGGCCGACGCGGACTAG
- a CDS encoding IS5 family transposase (programmed frameshift): MDRFVLTDAQWAKMEPHCLGKPTDPGRSGGDNRRFIEALLWIVRTGSPWRDLPAFFGSWNTVFKRYRDWVKADVFIKLFEACSDEPDMEYAMVDATIVKVHRHGQGAKGGPQSQAIGRSKGGMTTKILALTDALGNLVRFVLLPGQRFDTVGVAPLIDGVCFGGLIADKAFDSNTIIADLNERGAKIVISQHSRRASPLPLDKELYKWRHLIENFFCKLKEFKRIAMRADKTDHSFAAFINLAAAVINSR, encoded by the exons ATGGACCGATTCGTGCTGACGGACGCCCAATGGGCGAAGATGGAACCGCATTGTCTGGGTAAACCAACCGACCCCGGACGAAGTGGGGGTGACAATCGCCGCTTCATTGAAGCCTTGCTTTGGATCGTGCGGACCGGAAGCCCATGGCGAGATCTTCCCGCCTTCTTCGGGAGCTGGAACACCGTTTTCAAGCGCTACCGCGATTGGGTCAAAGCCGATGTTTTTATAAAGCTTTTCGAGGCCTGCTCGGATGAACCGGACATGGAATACGCCATGGTCGATGCCACCATCGTCAAGGTCCACCGCCATGGACAGGGCGCAAAAGGGGGAC CTCAAAGCCAGGCCATAGGCCGCTCCAAGGGCGGCATGACCACCAAAATCCTGGCGCTCACCGATGCACTTGGAAATCTGGTGCGCTTTGTCCTTTTGCCCGGCCAGCGGTTCGACACGGTGGGCGTTGCACCGCTCATTGATGGTGTCTGCTTCGGCGGCTTGATCGCCGACAAAGCCTTCGACAGCAACACCATCATTGCCGATCTGAACGAGCGCGGCGCCAAGATCGTTATTTCACAGCACTCCCGTCGCGCTTCTCCCCTGCCGCTCGACAAGGAACTCTACAAATGGCGCCACCTAATCGAGAACTTCTTCTGCAAACTCAAGGAGTTCAAGCGCATCGCCATGCGTGCCGACAAAACCGACCATAGCTTTGCAGCCTTCATCAATCTCGCGGCTGCCGTCATTAACTCACGATGA
- a CDS encoding DedA family protein, protein MQSFIDQSVCFIENHQAWAGLVVGLLAFGESLVLVGILLPGTTVLIIVGGLVGAGIVQPLPVLLAAMIGAALGDTISYFLGRWLGRGVVHKWPLNRYRREVARARLFFHRYGFAAVFIGRFFGPVRATVPLVAGMMGMHRRRFQIANILSAIIWAPVVLSPGWLVAKGAGSIPELDVTSLFGLAGIAAIALIIIAVIALKLRRRRTARA, encoded by the coding sequence GTGCAGTCGTTCATCGACCAGAGCGTCTGTTTCATCGAGAACCATCAGGCCTGGGCCGGCCTCGTGGTCGGGCTGCTGGCCTTCGGCGAGTCACTGGTGCTGGTCGGCATTCTCCTGCCTGGCACCACGGTGCTCATCATCGTCGGCGGCCTGGTGGGAGCCGGCATCGTCCAGCCTCTGCCGGTACTTCTCGCCGCGATGATCGGGGCGGCGCTCGGCGATACCATCTCCTACTTCCTCGGCAGATGGCTGGGGCGCGGTGTCGTCCATAAATGGCCGCTCAACCGCTACCGCCGCGAGGTCGCCAGGGCGCGGCTGTTCTTCCATCGTTATGGTTTTGCAGCGGTTTTCATCGGCCGATTCTTCGGCCCGGTCCGTGCCACCGTGCCACTGGTCGCGGGCATGATGGGCATGCACCGGCGCCGCTTCCAGATCGCCAACATCCTGTCGGCGATCATCTGGGCTCCGGTCGTGCTGTCGCCGGGATGGCTGGTGGCCAAGGGCGCCGGCAGCATCCCCGAACTCGATGTGACCAGCCTGTTCGGGTTGGCTGGGATCGCCGCGATCGCCTTGATCATCATCGCGGTGATCGCCCTCAAGCTCCGGCGCAGGCGAACCGCCCGCGCCTAA
- a CDS encoding AIPR family protein, with protein MLKVSLKELTQFLSAENQTFDERLIWQNVRYFLGLDNEVNREIRETLLSGQASDFWFLNSGLTIVCEQIVSVANGRHPITMVNPQIVNGCQTATVIHAVSTGTMADLADGYVHVKIIETNDSTFIERVALASNTQSRILNRDLRANDNIQRQLVECLRPHNYFYVRKRGENAPRPGMRMIDAARAGQLVLAYLCGEPTKSKTNSNDIFGDLYEEAFNPHAVTPEIIIAAHECYSVIERRRKEILAWQASVTRNSFEESWLIEGHFHLLFVIGELMRRASIPLSETTIAIGLIEKASSILRTFVERNQKVANYRLFRLARSREEILKIIDNNSKPDEANPVQIELFQYLGSA; from the coding sequence ATGCTGAAGGTCTCGTTGAAGGAACTGACTCAGTTTCTCAGCGCAGAAAATCAAACATTCGATGAACGATTAATTTGGCAAAACGTTCGATATTTCCTTGGCTTGGATAATGAGGTCAATAGGGAAATCCGCGAAACATTACTGTCCGGACAGGCAAGCGATTTTTGGTTCTTGAACTCCGGTCTTACAATCGTTTGCGAACAGATAGTTTCAGTAGCGAATGGCCGACACCCTATAACGATGGTAAACCCTCAGATCGTGAATGGCTGTCAAACCGCGACTGTCATTCATGCGGTTTCGACCGGAACCATGGCCGACCTAGCCGACGGCTATGTTCATGTGAAAATCATCGAAACGAACGATAGTACATTTATCGAACGGGTTGCTCTCGCAAGCAACACTCAGAGCCGCATCCTGAATCGCGACTTGAGAGCAAACGACAACATACAGCGCCAACTTGTTGAGTGTCTTCGGCCTCACAACTATTTCTATGTCAGGAAGCGCGGAGAGAACGCACCTCGTCCAGGAATGAGGATGATCGATGCGGCGAGAGCAGGCCAGCTCGTCCTGGCGTACCTTTGCGGCGAACCGACGAAGAGCAAAACTAATTCGAACGATATATTTGGCGACCTATATGAGGAGGCATTCAATCCTCACGCAGTAACGCCCGAGATAATAATCGCGGCGCACGAATGTTATTCCGTGATCGAGCGTCGCAGAAAAGAAATCCTAGCCTGGCAGGCATCGGTTACTCGAAATTCCTTTGAGGAATCATGGCTGATCGAAGGCCATTTTCATTTACTATTCGTCATTGGTGAACTCATGCGCCGGGCTTCCATTCCGTTGTCAGAGACGACAATAGCCATTGGCCTGATTGAGAAGGCGAGCAGCATCCTGAGGACTTTTGTCGAGCGGAATCAAAAAGTTGCAAACTATCGCCTCTTCCGTTTGGCTAGATCTCGGGAGGAAATCCTGAAGATCATCGACAATAACTCCAAGCCGGATGAGGCTAACCCGGTTCAGATCGAGCTATTCCAATATTTAGGATCGGCGTAG